In one Macaca fascicularis isolate 582-1 chromosome 6, T2T-MFA8v1.1 genomic region, the following are encoded:
- the DELE1 gene encoding death ligand signal enhancer isoform X1, with translation MWRLPGLLGRAIPRSLGPSLWRVTPKSTSPDGPQTTSSTLLVPVPNLDRSGPHGPGTSGGPRSHGWKDAFQWISARVSPNTLWDAISWGTLAVLALQLARQIHFRASLPAGPPRVEHCSWHSPLDRFLSSPLWYPCSSLRQHVLPSPDCPAPRHTGLREPRLGQEEASAQPQNFSHNSLRAARPQDPSEEGVGLSLAGPSDFGFLHASGSIESKAKPAQPQPTGEKEQDKSKTLSLEEAVTSFQQIFQLSVSIAFNFLGTENMKSGDYTAAFSYFQKAAARGYSKAQYNAGLCHEHGRGTPRDISKAVLYYQLAASQGHSLAQYRYARCLLQDPASLWNPEQQRAVSMVKQAADSGLREAQAFLGVLFTKEPYLDEKRAVKYLWLAANNGDSQSRYHLGICYEKGLGVQRNLREALRCYRQSAALGNEAAQERLQALFSMEAAAPGPSDLTVTGLKSFSSPSLCSLNTLLAGTSRLPHASSTGNLGLLCRSGHLGASLESSSRAILPPPYPLEGSVVRLGFG, from the exons ATGTGGCGCCTCCCGGGACTCCTGGGCCGAG CTATTCCCCGTTCGCTGGGACCTAGCCTCTGGAGGGTGACTCCTAAGTCCACCAGCCCAGATGGGCCTCAGACTACCTCCTCCACTTTGCTGGTTCCTGTGCCTAACCTTGACAG GTCAGGTCCACATGGCCCAGGCACCAGTGGGGGTCCAAGGTCCCATGGATGGAAGGATGCCTTCCAATGGATATCTGCCCGTGTCTCCCCGAACACCCTGTGGGATGCCATATCTTGG GGCACTTTGGCCGTGCTGGCCCTGCAGCTGGCAAGGCAGATCCACTTCCGGGCATCCCTGCCAGCAGGACCTCCGCGGGTAGAACACTGCTCCTGGCACAGTCCCCTGGACCGTTTCCTCTCATCTCCCTTGTGGTACCCCTGCTCCT CACTGCGACAACACGTCCTCCCCAGCCCTGATTGCCCAGCTCCCAGGCACACTGGCCTCAGGGAGCCCAGGCTTGGCCAGGAAGAAGCCTCAGCTCAGCCCCAGAACTTCTCACACAACTCCTTGAGAGCAGCTCGTCCTCAGGACCCCTCTGAGGAAG GTGTCGGCCTTTCCCTTGCAGGTCCCAGTGATTTTGGCTTCCTGCATGCCAGTGGCAGCATCGAGTCCAAGGCAAAACCAGCCCAGCCTCAGCCCACTGGTGAAAAG GAACAAGATAAATCAAAAACTCTTTCCCTTGAGGAGGCTGTGACTTCCTTTCAGCAGATCTTCCAGCTCAGTGTTTCCATCGCTTTCAACTTCCTGG GGACGGAGAACATGAAGAGTGGCGACTACACGGCAGCCTTTTCTTACTTCCAGAAAGCTGCAGCGCGCGGCTACAGCAAAGCGCAGTACAATGCGGGCTTGTGTCATGAGCACGGCAGAGGCACCCCCAGAGACATTAGCAAG GCAGTCCTTTATTATCAATTGGCTGCCAGCCAGGGCCACAGCCTGGCTCAGTACCGCTATGCCAGGTGCCTACTACAAGACCCAGCCTCTTTGTGGAACCCTGAGCAGCAGAGGGCAGTGTCCATGGTGAAGCAGGCTGCAGACTCAGGCTTGAGAGAG GCCCAAGCTTTCCTCGGGGTGCTTTTCACCAAGGAGCCCTACCTGGATGAGAAAAGAGCTGTGAAATATCTTTGGCTTGCAGCCAACAATGGG GACTCACAGAGCAGGTACCACCTTGGAATTTGCTATGAGAAAGGCCTTGGTGTGCAGAGGAATCTGCGAGAGGCCTTGAGATGTTACCGGCAGTCAGCAGCTCTGGGAAATGAGGCCGCCCAGGAGAGGCTGCAAGCCCTCTTTTCCATGGAGGCTGCAG CCCCAGGGCCCAGCGACCTGACAGTGACAGGACTGAAGTCTTTCTCCAGCCCCTCCCTCTGCAGCTTGAACACCCTGCTAGCAGGAACCTCACGCCTACCACATGCCTCGAGCACAGGGAACCTTGGCCTCCTCTGCAGAAGTGGGCATCTCGGAGCCAGCCTGGAATCCTCCAGCAGGGCTATCCTCCCACCCCCCTACCCACTGGAAGGGAGTGTTGTAAGACTAGGTTTTGGCTAA
- the DELE1 gene encoding death ligand signal enhancer isoform X2, translated as MWRLPGLLGRAIPRSLGPSLWRVTPKSTSPDGPQTTSSTLLVPVPNLDRSGPHGPGTSGGPRSHGWKDAFQWISARVSPNTLWDAISWGTLAVLALQLARQIHFRASLPAGPPRVEHCSWHSPLDRFLSSPLWYPCSSLRQHVLPSPDCPAPRHTGLREPRLGQEEASAQPQNFSHNSLRAARPQDPSEEGVGLSLAGPSDFGFLHASGSIESKAKPAQPQPTGEKEQDKSKTLSLEEAVTSFQQIFQLSVSIAFNFLGTENMKSGDYTAAFSYFQKAAARGYSKAQYNAGLCHEHGRGTPRDISKAVLYYQLAASQGHSLAQYRYARCLLQDPASLWNPEQQRAVSMVKQAADSGLREDSQSRYHLGICYEKGLGVQRNLREALRCYRQSAALGNEAAQERLQALFSMEAAAPGPSDLTVTGLKSFSSPSLCSLNTLLAGTSRLPHASSTGNLGLLCRSGHLGASLESSSRAILPPPYPLEGSVVRLGFG; from the exons ATGTGGCGCCTCCCGGGACTCCTGGGCCGAG CTATTCCCCGTTCGCTGGGACCTAGCCTCTGGAGGGTGACTCCTAAGTCCACCAGCCCAGATGGGCCTCAGACTACCTCCTCCACTTTGCTGGTTCCTGTGCCTAACCTTGACAG GTCAGGTCCACATGGCCCAGGCACCAGTGGGGGTCCAAGGTCCCATGGATGGAAGGATGCCTTCCAATGGATATCTGCCCGTGTCTCCCCGAACACCCTGTGGGATGCCATATCTTGG GGCACTTTGGCCGTGCTGGCCCTGCAGCTGGCAAGGCAGATCCACTTCCGGGCATCCCTGCCAGCAGGACCTCCGCGGGTAGAACACTGCTCCTGGCACAGTCCCCTGGACCGTTTCCTCTCATCTCCCTTGTGGTACCCCTGCTCCT CACTGCGACAACACGTCCTCCCCAGCCCTGATTGCCCAGCTCCCAGGCACACTGGCCTCAGGGAGCCCAGGCTTGGCCAGGAAGAAGCCTCAGCTCAGCCCCAGAACTTCTCACACAACTCCTTGAGAGCAGCTCGTCCTCAGGACCCCTCTGAGGAAG GTGTCGGCCTTTCCCTTGCAGGTCCCAGTGATTTTGGCTTCCTGCATGCCAGTGGCAGCATCGAGTCCAAGGCAAAACCAGCCCAGCCTCAGCCCACTGGTGAAAAG GAACAAGATAAATCAAAAACTCTTTCCCTTGAGGAGGCTGTGACTTCCTTTCAGCAGATCTTCCAGCTCAGTGTTTCCATCGCTTTCAACTTCCTGG GGACGGAGAACATGAAGAGTGGCGACTACACGGCAGCCTTTTCTTACTTCCAGAAAGCTGCAGCGCGCGGCTACAGCAAAGCGCAGTACAATGCGGGCTTGTGTCATGAGCACGGCAGAGGCACCCCCAGAGACATTAGCAAG GCAGTCCTTTATTATCAATTGGCTGCCAGCCAGGGCCACAGCCTGGCTCAGTACCGCTATGCCAGGTGCCTACTACAAGACCCAGCCTCTTTGTGGAACCCTGAGCAGCAGAGGGCAGTGTCCATGGTGAAGCAGGCTGCAGACTCAGGCTTGAGAGAG GACTCACAGAGCAGGTACCACCTTGGAATTTGCTATGAGAAAGGCCTTGGTGTGCAGAGGAATCTGCGAGAGGCCTTGAGATGTTACCGGCAGTCAGCAGCTCTGGGAAATGAGGCCGCCCAGGAGAGGCTGCAAGCCCTCTTTTCCATGGAGGCTGCAG CCCCAGGGCCCAGCGACCTGACAGTGACAGGACTGAAGTCTTTCTCCAGCCCCTCCCTCTGCAGCTTGAACACCCTGCTAGCAGGAACCTCACGCCTACCACATGCCTCGAGCACAGGGAACCTTGGCCTCCTCTGCAGAAGTGGGCATCTCGGAGCCAGCCTGGAATCCTCCAGCAGGGCTATCCTCCCACCCCCCTACCCACTGGAAGGGAGTGTTGTAAGACTAGGTTTTGGCTAA